GCAAAAGATACATCCGGGACTTCCACGACGAGTTCTCCCACATCGAGGGGCCGTCCTCGTTCGACGACCTGGTGGTCGCCTGCTACAAGGCCGATATCGTCTACATCGGCGATTACCACGCCCTGCCGGCGTCCCAGGGGTTCGCCGCCCGCCTGCTGCGGGAGATCGCCGAGCGATCGCGCGAAGTGGTCCTGTGCGTCGAGATGGTCTACGCCCGCAGCCAGAAGATCCTCGACCGGTACATGGCCGACGAGATCGGCGACGCCGAGTTCCTGCGGGGCATCCGCTACGACCTGGACTGGGGCTACGACTGGCAGTCCTTCCGGCGCATCTTCGAGGCGGCGCGCGAGCGCCGGCTCTCCGTCTACGGCATCGACAGCGAGCCGCGCAAAGGGCTCCGCTACATCGGCAAGCGGGACGCCCACGCCGCGGCGCGCGTCGCCGACATCGTCCAGGCCCGGCCCGGCGCGAAGATCGTCGTCGTGATCGGCGAATCGCATCTGGCGCGCAACCACCTGCCGGGCAAGGTGACCGCCAATCTCAAGGCCAAGGGGCTCGAGCGCCGCGGCGTCATCGTCCTGCAGAACCTCGAGGACATCTACTGGCAGCTGGCCGAGCGGGGCCAGGAGCAGGTCGACGTCGTGAGCCTGGGGCCCGACCGATTCTGCCATTTCAACACCAGCCCGCTCGCCAAGTACGAGGCGTACCGCCAGACGCTCGAGGTGTGGAAGGGGGACGCCGAAGACGAGGGGGACGTCGATCTCAGCTCCACCGTGTACAACATGATCGACACCATCCTGAGGTTCCTGCGGATCGACAAGTACACGCACGTCGTGCGCCGCCCCGGGCGGTCCCGCACCTTCCTGGTCGACGCCTATCCGGACGTCTATTCCGGCCTCGAGGACAAAGAGCTCGAGCATCTCCTCCGCGGCCACCAGTTCACCGACGAGGAGATCCACGAGATCACCGGCCACATCTCCGAGCGCGGCTCCTGCTACATCCCGCGCATCAACGCCATCCTGATCGGCCAGCTCAACGTGATGCACGCCGGCGAGGAGGCGGCCCACTTCATCAACCTCACGCTGAAGGGGGAGATCTACGAGAACGCCCCGCGCGAGATGCCGCAGCACGACCTGTTCTACAACGGCGTCCTGGAGGAGGCGCTCGGATTCTTCGGCTCCAAGCTCCTCGACCCCAGCCGCAACCACTTCTTCGAGACCGAGCTGTACCAGTACTACCGCAAGGACAAGGAGACCATCGAGCGGGAGACCCGCTTCTCCTACGAGGACTTCAACACCATCATCGAGTTCATCCTGCTGCACAAGAAATTCGAGCAGAACTACGACAAGTACGACGAGGTCCCCCCCGAGATCCTGGCCGGCATCCGCTCCGAGCCGCGCCGCGGCAACATCCTGATCCACGAGCTGGGGTAT
Above is a window of Candidatus Polarisedimenticolia bacterium DNA encoding:
- a CDS encoding ChaN family lipoprotein produces the protein MSSQLPLTTPSPQIREEIALQRSTVARLKRDILGVDRNARKRYIRDFHDEFSHIEGPSSFDDLVVACYKADIVYIGDYHALPASQGFAARLLREIAERSREVVLCVEMVYARSQKILDRYMADEIGDAEFLRGIRYDLDWGYDWQSFRRIFEAARERRLSVYGIDSEPRKGLRYIGKRDAHAAARVADIVQARPGAKIVVVIGESHLARNHLPGKVTANLKAKGLERRGVIVLQNLEDIYWQLAERGQEQVDVVSLGPDRFCHFNTSPLAKYEAYRQTLEVWKGDAEDEGDVDLSSTVYNMIDTILRFLRIDKYTHVVRRPGRSRTFLVDAYPDVYSGLEDKELEHLLRGHQFTDEEIHEITGHISERGSCYIPRINAILIGQLNVMHAGEEAAHFINLTLKGEIYENAPREMPQHDLFYNGVLEEALGFFGSKLLDPSRNHFFETELYQYYRKDKETIERETRFSYEDFNTIIEFILLHKKFEQNYDKYDEVPPEILAGIRSEPRRGNILIHELGYFLGQQIHDAYRAGVLDRREIAELFRRSFRASGSALKTYLDLTER